The following proteins are co-located in the Mesorhizobium australicum WSM2073 genome:
- a CDS encoding ligase-associated DNA damage response DEXH box helicase, which produces MTVEPRLADQNAAVVLPEPFLKWFGEKGWSPRAHQIELLAKAQAGQSVLLIAPTGAGKTLAGFLPSLTELAVRPRRKPGQARRGIHTLYISPLKALAVDIERNLGKPVAEIGLPVTIETRTGDTPAHKRQRQKLAPPDILLTTPEQLALLIAAGDARRFFEDLRYVVLDELHSLVTSKRGHLLALGLARLRSFVPGLQTIGLSATVAEPDELRRWLVSQNPPGDMAELITVTGGAKPEISILDSEERVPWAGHSARYATPEIYREIKRHKTTLLFVNTRSQAELLFQELWRVNEDTLPIALHHGSLDVAQRRRVEKAMGENALRAIVATSTLDLGIDWGDVDLVVHVGAPKGASRLAQRIGRANHRMDEPSKAILIPANRFEVLECRAALDANYLGAQDTPPLVNGGLDVLAQHVLGCACGAPFRADDLYEEVRTAAPYAGLDRPTFDRVIDFVATGGYALKNYERYARIRLNNDGLWRVSNLRVAQQYRLNVGTIIEVPALNVRYVKAGSKGAASHGGRVLGKIEEAFLETLTHGDTFMFAGKVLRFEGIRENECFVSNAPGSDAKVPYYGGGKFPLSTYLAEQVRIMLDDPQRWKKLPEQVADWLRFQSDKSMLPKRDDLLIETFPRGNRHYLVAYPFEGRLAHQTLGMLLTRRLDRAGVRPLGFVATDYALAIWSLGDMGAMFKARKPSLSALFDQDMLGDDLEAWLADSWLLKRTFRNCALISGLIEKRHPGQEKSGRQVTVSTDLIYDVLRSHEPDHILLQATRADAATGLLDVSRLADMLSRIQGRIMHKALEQISPLAVPIMLEIGKMPVNGEADETLLMDAATLVEEAMGPGNG; this is translated from the coding sequence GTGACAGTTGAGCCCCGCCTCGCCGACCAGAATGCCGCAGTCGTCTTGCCCGAGCCATTCCTAAAATGGTTCGGCGAGAAAGGCTGGTCGCCGCGCGCTCATCAGATCGAGCTCCTGGCGAAGGCCCAGGCGGGGCAATCGGTGCTGCTGATCGCACCGACCGGCGCTGGCAAGACGCTGGCCGGCTTCCTGCCGTCGCTGACCGAACTGGCCGTCAGGCCAAGGCGAAAACCAGGCCAGGCGCGGCGCGGGATTCACACGCTGTACATCTCGCCGCTTAAGGCACTGGCCGTCGACATCGAGCGCAATCTCGGGAAGCCGGTCGCGGAGATCGGTCTGCCCGTCACCATCGAAACGCGCACCGGCGACACCCCCGCCCACAAGCGCCAGCGCCAGAAGCTTGCGCCGCCCGACATTCTGCTCACCACGCCGGAGCAACTGGCGCTGTTGATCGCGGCAGGCGACGCGAGACGCTTCTTCGAGGATCTGCGCTATGTCGTGCTCGATGAATTGCATTCGCTGGTGACGTCGAAACGCGGCCATCTTTTGGCGCTCGGCCTCGCGCGGTTGCGCAGCTTTGTCCCTGGCCTGCAGACGATCGGCCTGTCGGCGACGGTGGCCGAGCCGGACGAGTTGCGGCGCTGGCTTGTCAGCCAGAACCCACCGGGTGACATGGCGGAATTGATCACTGTGACGGGTGGTGCCAAGCCCGAAATCTCGATCCTCGATTCCGAGGAGCGCGTGCCGTGGGCAGGGCACTCGGCGCGCTACGCCACGCCGGAAATCTACCGCGAGATCAAGCGCCACAAGACGACCTTGCTGTTCGTCAACACACGCAGCCAGGCGGAGCTGCTGTTCCAGGAGTTGTGGCGCGTCAACGAGGACACCTTGCCGATCGCCTTGCATCATGGTTCGCTCGACGTCGCCCAGCGCCGGCGCGTCGAGAAGGCAATGGGCGAGAACGCGCTGCGCGCCATCGTCGCCACGTCGACGCTCGATCTCGGCATCGACTGGGGCGATGTCGATCTGGTCGTGCATGTCGGTGCTCCGAAGGGCGCCAGCCGGTTGGCACAGCGCATCGGCCGTGCCAACCACCGCATGGATGAGCCGTCCAAGGCGATTTTGATCCCCGCCAACCGTTTCGAGGTGCTGGAGTGCCGGGCCGCACTCGACGCCAATTATCTCGGCGCGCAGGATACGCCGCCACTGGTCAATGGCGGGCTCGACGTGCTGGCCCAGCATGTGCTCGGCTGCGCCTGCGGCGCACCGTTCCGCGCCGATGACCTATACGAGGAGGTACGAACGGCGGCACCCTATGCCGGCCTCGATCGGCCGACCTTCGACCGTGTCATCGATTTCGTAGCCACCGGTGGCTATGCACTGAAGAACTATGAGCGCTATGCCCGCATCCGCCTTAACAATGACGGGCTGTGGCGCGTCTCCAATCTGCGCGTCGCCCAGCAATACAGGCTCAATGTCGGCACCATCATCGAGGTGCCCGCCCTCAACGTGCGTTACGTCAAGGCCGGCAGCAAAGGCGCGGCGTCGCACGGTGGCCGCGTGCTCGGCAAGATCGAGGAGGCCTTCCTCGAAACGTTGACGCATGGCGATACTTTCATGTTCGCCGGCAAGGTGCTGCGTTTCGAGGGCATCCGCGAGAATGAGTGCTTCGTGTCGAACGCGCCCGGCAGCGACGCCAAGGTGCCATATTATGGCGGCGGCAAGTTCCCGCTCTCGACCTACCTCGCAGAGCAGGTCCGCATCATGCTGGACGATCCGCAGCGCTGGAAGAAGCTGCCGGAGCAGGTGGCCGACTGGCTGCGGTTCCAGTCGGACAAATCCATGCTGCCCAAGCGCGACGATTTGCTGATCGAGACCTTTCCGCGTGGCAATCGCCATTATCTGGTCGCCTATCCCTTTGAGGGCAGGCTGGCGCACCAGACGCTTGGCATGCTGCTCACCCGTCGCCTCGACAGGGCGGGCGTCAGGCCGCTCGGCTTTGTCGCCACTGATTATGCCTTGGCCATATGGTCGCTGGGCGACATGGGCGCGATGTTCAAAGCCAGGAAACCTTCACTGAGCGCGCTGTTCGATCAGGACATGCTGGGCGACGATCTCGAAGCCTGGCTGGCCGACAGCTGGCTTCTCAAGCGCACTTTCCGCAATTGCGCGCTGATCTCGGGCCTGATCGAAAAACGCCACCCCGGCCAGGAGAAGAGCGGCCGGCAGGTCACCGTGTCGACCGACCTGATCTACGACGTGCTGCGCAGCCATGAGCCGGACCACATCCTCCTTCAGGCGACGCGTGCCGACGCAGCGACCGGCCTGCTCGATGTCAGCAGACTTGCGGACATGCTCTCGCGCATCCAGGGTCGAATCATGCATAAGGCGCTCGAACAGATATCGCCGCTTGCCGTGCCGATCATGCTCGAGATCGGCAAGATGCCGGTGAACGGCGAGGCCGATGAAACGCTGCTGATGGATGCGGCGACGCTGGTCGAAGAGGCCATGGGGCCTGGGAATGGCTGA
- a CDS encoding C40 family peptidase: MTAHDARLHAFRSDLADSRLIGEVTAERFVAGWPARISASVAEVRKAPRPDAGINTQFLFGDDVLVFEQTEGWAWVQGERDGYVGYVADAVLGGRDHASTHIVSVPRTFLYPGPDLRFPIAGQLSMGSTVAVTGAAETRGTHYALLPSGKAVIAGHLQPIGEVAGDYVSVAETFLGTPYLWGGVSGFGIDCSGLVQLAMRMAGRNVLRDSDMQAASIGEPLDAGPDFSGLRRGDLVFWKGHVAIMTDAETMIHANGHTMLVSREGLKEAIARIGYLYGGPTGFRRP, translated from the coding sequence TTGACCGCCCACGACGCCCGCCTGCACGCTTTCCGCTCCGACCTTGCCGATTCGCGCCTGATAGGCGAGGTCACGGCGGAGCGTTTCGTCGCCGGCTGGCCGGCGCGGATTTCCGCATCCGTTGCCGAAGTGCGCAAGGCGCCACGCCCGGATGCCGGCATCAACACGCAGTTCCTGTTCGGCGACGATGTCCTCGTCTTCGAGCAAACCGAAGGCTGGGCCTGGGTCCAGGGCGAACGCGATGGCTATGTCGGCTATGTCGCCGATGCCGTGCTGGGCGGGCGCGACCATGCGTCCACTCATATCGTTTCGGTGCCACGCACGTTTCTCTATCCCGGTCCGGACCTGCGCTTTCCGATTGCCGGGCAATTGTCCATGGGATCGACCGTAGCCGTTACGGGTGCCGCTGAAACACGGGGCACGCACTATGCGCTGCTGCCCTCCGGTAAAGCCGTGATCGCTGGCCATCTGCAGCCAATCGGCGAAGTGGCCGGCGACTATGTGTCTGTGGCCGAGACATTTCTCGGCACGCCCTATCTATGGGGCGGTGTTTCCGGCTTCGGCATCGACTGCTCCGGCCTGGTGCAACTGGCCATGCGCATGGCGGGCAGGAATGTGCTGCGCGATTCCGACATGCAGGCCGCCTCGATCGGCGAGCCGCTCGATGCGGGCCCTGATTTTTCGGGGCTGCGACGTGGTGACCTGGTGTTCTGGAAAGGGCATGTCGCCATCATGACCGACGCCGAAACCATGATCCACGCCAACGGCCACACCATGCTTGTGTCGCGCGAAGGGCTGAAGGAAGCAATCGCCCGCATCGGCTATCTCTATGGCGGGCCTACAGGGTTCCGGCGCCCGTAA
- a CDS encoding MarR family winged helix-turn-helix transcriptional regulator — MSIAMRPSQALRLWQQVMLSQVREDAPDLTMRQTAILFTIYLDPPPHTVRGLAARLNVTKPVITRALDTMGALKLVSRHRDELDKRNVLIKRTVEGALFVERFGDGIIAKAHELPI; from the coding sequence ATGTCGATTGCGATGCGCCCGAGCCAGGCCCTGCGACTGTGGCAGCAAGTGATGCTGTCGCAGGTGCGCGAGGACGCGCCTGATCTCACCATGCGCCAGACGGCGATCCTGTTCACCATCTACCTCGATCCGCCGCCGCACACCGTGCGCGGGCTCGCCGCCCGCCTCAACGTCACCAAGCCGGTTATCACGCGCGCGCTCGACACGATGGGCGCGCTGAAACTGGTGTCGCGCCATCGCGACGAGCTCGACAAGCGCAACGTCCTGATCAAGCGCACCGTCGAAGGCGCGCTCTTTGTCGAGCGTTTCGGAGATGGTATCATCGCCAAGGCCCACGAACTGCCGATCTGA
- a CDS encoding leucyl aminopeptidase family protein: MSVELVESKPKNPLPIHLVARDRLEAAGLSPSIVAWAKANGFSGEAGRTLVLPGENGELGGAMFGLGEGEGALAVGALAKTLPEGDWHFASRPAEPELAALAIVLGGYVFARYGKKPGKALRFELPAGVDARRVRRVAEGVFLTRDLVNTPTNHMGPGDLEKAVRTLAGAHKAEVSVIKGDDLLAQNFPMIHAVGRASSDAPRLIDLTWGQQGAPKVTLVGKGVCFDTGGLDIKPSSGMLLMKKDMGGAANVLGLASMIMAAGLKVRLRVLIPAVENSIAGNAFRPGDVLASRKGITVEIGNTDAEGRLVLGDALALADDEEPQLLIDMATLTGAARVALGPDLPPFYTDNEALASELAASSLAVEDPLWRMPLWRPYDAKLSSKIADINNVTSDGFAGSITAALFLKRFVEKTASWAHFDIFAWNPADRPHGPAGGEAQGIRALERIISTRYG, from the coding sequence ATGTCCGTTGAACTGGTCGAGAGCAAGCCGAAGAACCCGCTGCCGATCCATCTGGTCGCCAGGGACAGACTGGAGGCAGCCGGTCTGTCGCCGTCTATTGTCGCATGGGCCAAGGCAAACGGCTTTTCCGGCGAGGCTGGCAGGACGCTGGTCCTGCCAGGCGAGAACGGAGAGCTTGGCGGCGCCATGTTCGGCCTCGGTGAGGGCGAGGGCGCGCTTGCCGTTGGTGCGCTGGCGAAAACCTTGCCGGAGGGCGATTGGCATTTTGCCTCCAGGCCCGCGGAGCCGGAACTGGCGGCTCTTGCAATCGTGCTCGGCGGTTATGTCTTTGCCCGCTACGGCAAGAAACCGGGCAAGGCGCTGCGCTTCGAGCTGCCGGCCGGCGTCGATGCGCGGCGCGTTCGCCGCGTTGCCGAGGGCGTTTTCCTGACGCGCGACCTGGTCAACACACCGACCAACCATATGGGGCCGGGCGATCTGGAGAAGGCGGTGCGGACCCTGGCCGGGGCTCACAAGGCCGAAGTCTCGGTCATCAAGGGCGACGACCTGCTCGCACAGAACTTCCCGATGATCCACGCCGTCGGCCGCGCTTCGTCCGATGCCCCGCGTCTGATCGACCTGACATGGGGGCAGCAGGGCGCGCCGAAGGTGACGCTGGTCGGCAAGGGCGTCTGCTTCGACACGGGCGGCCTCGACATCAAGCCGTCATCGGGCATGCTGTTGATGAAGAAGGACATGGGTGGCGCCGCCAATGTGCTGGGCCTGGCCTCGATGATCATGGCCGCCGGGCTCAAGGTGCGGCTGCGCGTGCTGATCCCCGCGGTTGAGAATTCGATCGCTGGCAACGCTTTCCGCCCGGGCGACGTGCTGGCGAGCCGCAAGGGCATCACGGTCGAGATCGGCAACACGGACGCCGAGGGTAGGCTGGTGCTGGGGGACGCGCTGGCGCTGGCCGACGACGAGGAGCCGCAGCTTCTCATCGACATGGCGACGCTGACCGGCGCCGCCCGCGTTGCGCTTGGCCCCGACCTGCCGCCCTTCTACACCGATAACGAGGCGCTTGCCTCGGAGCTGGCGGCGTCGTCGCTGGCGGTCGAGGATCCGCTGTGGCGCATGCCGCTATGGCGGCCTTACGACGCGAAACTGTCGTCGAAGATAGCCGACATCAACAATGTCACATCAGATGGTTTCGCCGGTTCGATCACCGCGGCGCTGTTCCTCAAGCGCTTCGTCGAGAAGACGGCAAGCTGGGCGCATTTCGACATCTTCGCCTGGAACCCCGCCGATCGCCCGCATGGCCCGGCCGGCGGTGAGGCGCAGGGCATCCGGGCGCTGGAGCGGATCATCTCGACGCGCTATGGCTGA
- a CDS encoding tetratricopeptide repeat protein has translation MPTNRTIDIRGKRLITTAFMLALAAGVAGCATDKLTTGSIGRTSGKPLETMSAGELHNATAALGQSYARNPNDKRIATNFAAALQMDGDADQSLAVMRKLAIAYPKDREVLAAYGKALAANGQLEAALDAVRRAQTPEYPDWRLVSAEAAILDQVGQKDEARQLYRKALELKPNEPSILSNLGMSYVLEGDLRTAETYMRSAAQQPNADSRVRQNLALVVGLQGRFDEAEKIASQELSPEQAQANVAYLRQMLAQQNAWSQLKDQDKAKTAKTANN, from the coding sequence ATGCCGACCAACCGCACGATAGACATCCGGGGAAAACGGCTCATTACCACGGCATTCATGCTAGCGCTCGCGGCGGGCGTTGCCGGTTGCGCGACCGACAAACTCACCACAGGCTCGATCGGACGCACCAGCGGCAAGCCGCTGGAAACGATGTCGGCGGGAGAATTGCACAACGCCACGGCCGCACTTGGCCAATCCTACGCGAGGAACCCCAACGACAAGCGGATAGCGACCAACTTCGCGGCGGCGCTGCAGATGGACGGCGATGCCGACCAGTCGCTTGCCGTGATGCGCAAGCTGGCGATCGCCTACCCCAAGGACCGCGAAGTTCTCGCCGCCTATGGCAAGGCATTGGCCGCCAATGGCCAGCTCGAGGCAGCGCTCGACGCCGTGCGCCGCGCACAAACGCCGGAATACCCCGACTGGAGGCTGGTGTCGGCGGAGGCGGCCATCCTCGATCAGGTCGGCCAGAAGGACGAAGCGCGCCAACTCTACCGCAAGGCGCTTGAACTCAAGCCGAACGAGCCGTCGATCCTTTCCAATCTCGGCATGTCCTATGTGCTGGAAGGGGATCTGCGCACCGCCGAGACCTATATGCGCTCTGCCGCCCAGCAGCCGAATGCCGACAGCCGGGTGCGTCAGAACCTGGCGCTTGTTGTCGGGCTGCAAGGTCGCTTCGACGAAGCCGAGAAGATCGCCTCGCAAGAACTTTCCCCCGAACAGGCACAGGCCAACGTCGCCTATCTCCGGCAGATGCTGGCCCAGCAGAACGCCTGGAGCCAGCTCAAGGATCAGGACAAGGCGAAAACGGCGAAAACCGCCAACAACTGA